Proteins from a genomic interval of Quercus lobata isolate SW786 chromosome 11, ValleyOak3.0 Primary Assembly, whole genome shotgun sequence:
- the LOC115968897 gene encoding scopoletin glucosyltransferase-like, with protein sequence MGSKSGQLHIFFFPFMAQGHMIPAIDMAKLFAARGVKATFVTTPLNMPVVSKTFEKTKARGINIDIKIIKFPAVEAGLPEGCENIDSLNSSDMIPTFVLATSMLQQPLEELIQEYQPSCIVADMLFPWAVDVAAKFGIPRLEFYGTSFFSMSAGHCIRQYEPHKKVSSDSETFVIPNFPGEIKLTRMQLPDFTRQEVETDFSKFLKEASKSVLRSYGVVVNSFYELEPDYIDHYRNVLGRKAWHIGPVSLCNKDTKDKALRGKEASIDEHECLKWLATKKPNSVVFICFGSTSKFSDSQLMEIAMGLEASRQQFIWVVRKGKNEKAEEDWLPKEFEKRMEGKGLIIRGWAPQILILDHEAVGGFVTHCGWNSTLEGVTAGVPMVTWPVAAEQFYNEKLVTQVLKIGVSVGAQQWIRMVGDGIKREAIQKAVRQIMVGKEAEEMRGEAKVLGEMARRAVEEGGSSYSDLNALIEELKSHCP encoded by the coding sequence ATGGGTAGCAAAAGTGGCCAGCTTCACATATTCTTCTTCCCTTTCATGGCTCAAGGTCACATGATACCGGCCATAGATATGGCCAAGCTATTTGCAGCGCGAGGTGTGAAGGCAACCTTTGTCACTACTCCTCTCAACATGCCTGTAGTCtccaaaacatttgaaaaaacCAAAGCTCGCGGCATCAATATTGATATCAAAATCATCAAGTTCCCAGCTGTAGAGGCTGGCTTGCCAGAAGGATGTGAGAACATTGACTCATTGAATTCCTCAGATATGATTCCCACTTTTGTCCTAGCGACTTCAATGCTTCAACAACCACTTGAGGAACTAATTCAAGAGTACCAACCTAGTTGCATTGTGGCTGACATGCTCTTTCCATGGGCAGTTGATGTTGCAGCTAAATTTGGTATTCCAAGGCTTGAATTCTATGGTACCAGTTTTTTTTCAATGTCTGCAGGACATTGTATCAGGCAATATGAACCTCACAAGAAAGTTTCATCTGATTCTGAAACTTTTGTCATTCCTAACTTTCCGGGGGAGATAAAGTTGACAAGGATGCAACTGCCAGACTTCACTCGGCAAGAAGTTGAAACAGACTTTTCCAAGTTCTTGAAAGAAGCTTCCAAATCAGTGTTGAGGAGCTATGGGGTTGTTGTTAATAGCTTCTATGAGCTTGAACCGGATTATATAGATCATTACAGAAACGTCTTGGGAAGAAAGGCATGGCATATAGGTCCAGTTTCATTATGCAACAAGGATACTAAAGATAAAGCCCTAAGGGGAAAGGAAGCTTCCATTGATGAACATGAATGTTTGAAGTGGCTTGCTACAAAGAAACCCAATTCGGttgtatttatttgttttgggaGTACATCAAAATTTAGTGATTCTCAACTCATGGAGATTGCTATGGGTCTTGAGGCTTCTAGACAACAATTCATTTGGGTTGTGAGGAAAggcaaaaatgaaaaagcaGAGGAAGATTGGTTACCAAAAGAATTTGAGAAAAGAATGGAAGGTAAGGGACTAATTATACGAGGTTGGGCACCCCAAATATTGATTCTTGACCATGAAGCGGTTGGAGGATTTGTAACTCATTGTGGCTGGAACTCGACCTTGGAAGGAGTGACGGCAGGGGTGCCCATGGTCACATGGCCTGTGGCAGCTGAGCAATTTTACAATGAGAAGTTAGTGACTCAAGTACTGAAAATTGGCGTTAGTGTTGGTGCGCAGCAATGGATTAGGATGGTTGGAGATGGTATTAAGAGGGAAGCAATACAGAAGGCGGTAAGACAAATTATGGTGGGCAAAGAAGCTGAGGAAATGAGAGGCGAGGCCAAGGTACTTGGGGAGATGGCAAGGAGGGCTGTTGAAGAAGGGGGATCATCCTACTCTGATTTGAATGCATTAATTGAAGAATTAAAGTCACATTGCCCTTGA